The segment GAGATGAACAGAGTGTACGTGGTGTTGTAATGAGCTCTACGGTGTGGTTTAGGAGCAGCTGGGAACTCGGCCCGTAAGAGGAGGGGTTGCAGGTGTCGGGGTAGGTAGCAAGTTGTTGTAGTGGGTAGGAATCCCCGACTAGGTGGTGGGCTGCTGCAGAGGGTTGGTCAGGGCGATGTGTGGTCGCTCAAACCACGTAGTTGGTCTCCGCTGGCCGGCTGCTGTCTTCTGCTTCCTTTGTGCTCTTGGTGGAGGGTGGATGCTGCTTGTATTTGGGAGCTGAGAGCCGATGGCTACCAGAGATACTCCCTCTGTACCCTGGTAGAGGAGAGGGCAGAGCAAGATTAGGTTAGATGAAACTTTAGtgatcccagtggggaaattgggtcactgcagcagcaagtagTAATAGAACACAGCAAAGGATAGGCATAggaataagaatagagcaaatggggctATATAAACATACTCAACCAACCATTCCAacatattaaaggataaggctggtgttttttaatgcattgcttaccatcaacaaatcctatgaaaataacaaaatcaacaatgcgtttgctctactcccgttactttctgacttcccacgtaccgtttttgccatcaacccggaagtcattggctccaattgtaagctaaaaacctttaaatacagctcacaaagacatagtttcaattttaaaaatcgctaactgttaccacgaaaagtcagactgttgtagttattaccaaatcaaattcaaatgggaacaaattcttcattacgccagggactattttcggtgctacggaactactttccagagatcgcaaagtgtttacagttggcttattaagttgtttgaggaaaaagtcggctggcccggtgcatcgcgatgatgaaatatgctgccagagcaacagcatggctctttgacgtgtttttaatagtttttttaatacaatggagttctatggctgctgggatatggcttcattgggcaccggctacatggacgagatttgctggcaaaacaaaatcattgctgattttgttattttcataggatttgttgacggtaagcaatgcattaaaaaacaccggccttatcctttaagtagacatgtatgaatgaaaatgtgcaaaagaaagtgtgtatgtgtgtgtatgtaatataTAACAAAGCGAGAAATATGAGAGTATGAGAGAAGACAATATGTGACAGCTTACAGGGAGGGCAATTAAAGCGTAAAGATAGAGAGGTGGGGCGGAGTGCGATGAAAAGCCCCAAGGGGAGTTCAGCACTCGTCATGTTTTCCTGTTGTTTCTAATCATCTATTTCTCCTTGGCAACAAATGAAGCGCTCCCGTGGCCGCTAATGACGCAcagccaaacaaacacaaataagcGGGCGACTGGTTTCGCTGCGGATTCCGAGCCCCTGTCATTTCTTCTCATGTGGCTTGGTGTTTTCATTGGAAAACTACAAAGACAGCGCAGcgtgtttttattcattcattcatgcctCCATGGAGCAGAACCAAAGCGTCTGGGTGTAACATTACACAGTATTATATGTGCTCATCAACTTTCAGGTGGCAGTTAGCAGCCGGAGGGGGAGgggtacggtgtgtgtgtgtgtgtgttgggggtgggtgTATTAGGGATTTGAGCATCGTGGCTGATCAGGTTTCGTCACTCACTCTTATTGCAGTGGCGTCCGTGCCAGCCGTCCTTGCAGTGGCACTTGTTGGGCTCTGCACAGGTCCCATGTACCCCGCAGCTGGGTTCACACACAGCtgcaacacgcacacacacacacacatacacacagatttaCAACATGAAGACTGTCATACATGAGGACTGATTCAATaacattagatgaaactttaaagaTCCTTGTGGGAAAATTAGCAGCTTCGCATTCTTACATCAAAATACACTGGCATGAGTTGTTACTCTAAAATATGCCAAAAAAGGCCTATTGTTTCTTTGGCTTTTCccaaccaatcacagctctTGACCTCAGTATGtccatcccccctccctccctcctctctctgttatgTGTCTTAAATTCAACTCCAGGTACATGCAGTCAGAATTTTGGTGTCAGTGATTAATAGGTGGTCAAGGTTGTACTCCAGTCCAGCAGGGAAAAATAGAATTTAAACATACAATTTAATACAAACAGGAATATAGTGAATTGGGGTTTTATAAACATGCGCAACCAACAATGTCAACACATATTCAGTAAAGTGTATCGATGGAAAGTATGGGAAAAAGTCGGGATTACAGCATTTTTggagtgtgcaaaataacagtagTAGGGCTTACtgaatttacagcaaatatACATGAACATACTGACCTTTGGAGCAGAGGTCACCATGAAATCCCTTGCTGCATTTGCACTTGTTCCTCCCAGTGCACTTCCCTCCATTTCTGCAGGGCTGACGACATTTACCTGCAAAGATACGATCGAAGAGACAGATGACTTCTCTGAAATATTCAGTCAAGAGTCCTCCATTCCATTCTCTTCCTGTAGGCCTGCAGACCTGGATCCTGCCTCTCCACCCGCATTGTCAAGCGGTATTATTCTAGAAGGGATGCCTCACTTTGGGCGTGGACCGCAGCAGGTAATGAAATGTCGATGAAACGCCGCTATCCACTTTGCCGGTCGTAGTGTCGAGTTAACAATTACTTCTCATGAAGCCCCGGGGGGTTTCTGTCACTGAAGAGACAGCAGAGACTCGGAAAATGACAAGTCGAGGTGTAAAAAGGAAATTCAACACCTTTCAAAACCAGAGTCCTGGTGTGAGAGGAGTGATCTGAAAGACTCTGCTCTGCCTGCATATTTGATCAACACCTACTGAGTTTCAGCGCTTTCTTTGTTCTCTGACAGAGTAATGAAATTCATATCCGTGGAAAGAGACAATAGGGAACTCTtgacaaaaaatgaaagagaaacaagGCAGCAGAGCAACTTAAAGCCCGTACGGCTGATTCTTGtcgcttttttcttttcaaagcgCTTTTCAAATTCACAGACGCTTAATGCGATATCACTTACTTTGAGGATTTATGTGTGAAAAGTGGCGTTTTTGATACTCGCCGTGTGATCAGATTTCAGATGTTGTTTGATCCCTCTTGTGGCACATTACAGCCCACTATGAGCTGGAAATAAAGGACTGGTTTTACATGGGTTCGCCAAATTTTGGACCGACTGGGACACATTCTCGCAAGGTCAAAAATAACACCAGTTTGCTGCATAATGTGGACATTCGCCGGCTCTGTAATTAATGGAAAGGTTTAACCCAGTGTTGGagatctgtgtttgtgtgcgtgtgttaatCGCCGAGTTGGTTTCGCCTTCAGCGGCTTCCTCCGCCCGCAGTGAAAAAGGCATGAAAACGCTCCTCCAGACCTCCGCCCTGCTGCCACTGGTCTGACGGCaaattttggggttttatttgTGATCTTGGAGGAGGTGACGTCAGTGTCGCAGTTTAACGACAAAACCGAGGAGCGCTCACAAACTTAAGGATTCTGGGTGATTAAAAGAAAGCGGTTTGTTACCCGATctcctcccccccgcccccattCACAAAGTCTGGATTAGAGAGGTCATGCAACATCTCCAGTTGGAGAAACGTAactatacattttgttttaaatctgGTAACCTTTTGCTGAAGGTGTAGACGCAAGAACATGAAATTAATTGACGACTTTCCCTTACTTACTTActgcatgaaaacaaaaattagGATAGTGTGCAGTAGATGGACAGTAGAAGActatggttgtactgggcagctcccagtgtcagacagtagaagacaaaaaaatgaaaaacaagtagAGTttcaaacaccaaaaaaaagaaagcgcCGCTCACTGAGTTCGCAGCGAATTCCCTCATAGCCAGCAGGACAGATGCACTTCCCTGGGTGGAAACATGTTCCTCCGTTCAGACAGGTGGCGCTACAGTTCGCTGCAGACAGAAGAAACAGCAGACGTCATTAGACCACATTAAAGGTTTGAAAATGCCTGTAGGTGCATGGGTGCTTAGTGCTAGTTTCAAGCTCACCACCTGACTAATAGTAATACTAATAGTTCATAGATTAATTAACGCCTCATACTGGAGGAGGATGTTGGAGGGTTTGGGTGTACTGTACCTTTATCACAGCTGTCGCCAAAGTAACCCGGCGGGCAGATACACACTCCTGGACTCATACACAAACCACCGTTCAGACATCTGGGTGAGCAAAGAGCTGGAAGGATTACAGAAACTACATCACTACATCTACTATGACTTCCTCATTTACTCTTAGGAGTTTCCAGTGGACCAGCAGAGGCCAATGAACAGGCCACATATTATCATTTCACATTGTGAACGCTTCTACGGTGGAATGGTCAAATGCCCTAAAgccatgtaaataaatatgtggaggaaaaacataaaatacaaccAATATACTCAGCATTTCTAGGTGCCTCAGCAATGCTTCACATGCCACAAAGTAGAAGTACACAGAGAATAAATGGACTCCATTTTCAACCATTCAAGTCTGGATAAGTCTCTAAAACCCCTGTTTAAAGctgaaaatgcatgaaaaacaGGCTTGTGCCACCCAACCTGATAGATCAAAATCCCTCCATTTAACAAGTCTGCATACAGACGGATGTGTGAGTTTTATGATTTTCTGGATGTACTACCTAACTGCAAATGTCATGTTTATGGTGTGCGCCACCAAATTACAGCCAAATCTGTGATATCTTACTACTCAAATTCTTCACACACTGTGACCGTAAATGAATAATATCCAGCCGCATTGAGTATGCAGCAACGTGTTCAAGAGTGTTTCTATTTTGGGTAAGTTCAACTTTGTTGTTACCACACTGCCGCCTTTAGCCATAGGCTATATTTGTCAGTCATTAACTAAGAACCATCTACAACCCTGTCAGAGATGCACGGACATGAAATACATGACATTTAGGAAGGGCTTCTCGTTGGGGACGATGTGGTGGGAAATGTACCTTTTTCACAGTGTGGTCCATAGAAACCGTcctgacactcacacacctgcCTTTCATTGCAGAAGCCTCCATTCCGACAACCGCCAGGACACTTcgctgcagagacagagaaaaacaacaagtcATGTAGGAGCGGTGGGATTGGTCTGAAGCCTCCCACTTCAAGGCGGGCGGACATTCCACCGAGATGCTGTTGACTTCCATAGCAGAGGCGGCTTCAAAGCGGCGAATACCAGGGCTTCACCCAACAACATTTAGGGAAGCTTTGAGGTGGGTGTATAATGTCAACAGCACTGTCAAACACAGTGGAACCTTTTCAGTTTGGAGTATGAGGGCTCTTCACTGCTAAATGCCCTAGAGTCACAATAGGAGGCAGCAGAGAAAAACGGCAGCGGACTTTGTTTCTCAGACAATTTCCTCTGCGTCTACAAACCAAAGTGGTGTCCAAGGGATTTGGAGGAGATGTCCAGTTGCCTTTGGCTAAAGCTGGCAACGATATTTGCACTCTCATGAAGGAAATAAAAAGGTAGTATATGGCGGTGTGCTTGTCTCGTAGCAGCAAGTCCCATCTGGTGGGAGAGTCTGGTTTGAGTTTGTTCTGCCGGGATCCAATCAACGTGACATGTACCTTCAGCATACTCAACAAAGCCAACGTTTCTTTTCAGCTactttaaaataaatgtttaatattGGTAATATTTCACTGAATAGTGTTAGGCATGCATTAAATGTTTAACTCACCACCCCATAGGCCCATATCTTATATGCTGCTTAAACAGGGGCATTTATTGAGCTGGTCTAAAACCATATGTGCCTTAAGGCCAATGTGAAGTCAACTCTTTGATAAATCATGTTAAAATACAGTAGCTAATCAGTCAGgtgcacacttacacactatATAACGTGACTCAGACTGCTGGAACATGTAACCAAAGTCACTTTTGAAGTCTGGTTTGTTGCATGGCTTCCTGTAACTGATATCAACTGGTGTAATTCACTGGTTAGGCAGCTGTTGCTGAGAAATGCTGCTGAAAGGAGCAGATCTAGGATGTACACAATACTGtcaggttatgtgtgtgtgggtcagttGTATGCATACATGCTTAACTGAtcctgcatgtgtgcatatgtgtgtacatgcatgtatgtatgtcaaTCCGTCTACAGTATCCCTGCGTGTATAGAGCTGtagggggtggggtgtgtgtgtgtgtgtgtgtgtgtgtgtgtgggggggggggggcattcaCATGACATCATAACCCAGAAATGGCCTTTGTGCCGGATGCTGATTAGCAGCAGAGATTATGTTTGGTTtaagcagcagcaccgccagGCTGCTTCCACTCTACATTCCACAGCACAGCCAGACACATGGAGCTCCAATCGGATCCAATTACTCTTCCCACTGGTGATGTGGGCCTGACCTTATCCACAGGGATCTATGGCTGACATACATCCTGCTCCGCCAAGCTACTATACTAACTCCACTCACAACAATAGGCGGTCTAAGTACAGTGTGAATACAGCGCAGTGTATTTCAAGTTAGGGTCGGCTTTGCAATCTCAGCCAGTGCCGAGGTcagagtgagggagagcagTGTGAGGGTATTTGCTGGTAGGACCATGGAAGCCATCATCGTAGCCCACTGGGGAGACACGTGAACCAAGgggtttcatttcaactttGGGGGCGCACACTCTTGATCAAACCCTGTGCAGTAAATCACGCTTACATACTATGGGACTCGTGGTAGACTAAATGCAAATCTGTTTTTCATTAGTTCGTCTGCAAGTTTGAAACAAATGATTCAAATTTACATGAGAAAGAGTTATAAATACAGTAAGACATTAAACTGAACCTTGATCTGAAGGGCAAAcaatcaaaatatgaaacatggctGTCTAATTTGTTGTCAAACTTCCTTTACAAAGGCATTAAAGGGAGTTTCAAACAGCTGGGAGAAGGGCTCCATTTTCGTGTGACCAAAATCAAAACGtacttcagtaaatcacagtagtaggggagagtggggtaagatgagccagtggGTGAGTTGAACCACCTCCTGTATCCTAGCAATGGTACGCATTATGTGTCATGTGACCAGGCATGTAGGAAGAGACTTTGATTTCAACATGGCTGCGATGGAACCAACCACATAGGACAAGTAGTAAGTACATTTATGCtcataaaactgtttttttgcaacaaaaagtacaattgtTACATTCATTGTTTAATGGCTGCTGTCTCAATACCAATTTAGCTACATtcaaacatatatacagtaaatgttgGTCTACTACCAAGAactaaaaccacatgaatttatTGCAAATTGCGAATTAATTGCTAAAGTTTAGCAGTGAACTAGTGTGTAAACTAACTTTTTTCAAAAAGGTGGCTatggggtaagttgagccaAAAGCCAAGGGGCATATTGAGCCAGCCATTTTTTaagaagttgtattttcattcttctttcttttaGCTGCATTCTTACCAGTTAAGTTGAAAGTCAACATCCTGAAATATGGGtggaagcatttgttttaggtatgtctcatttttccttgccaaaataacattttgagtaaaaactagctcatcttaccccgctctcccctacttcAAAACTGCACAGAAACTAACAACACAACATATGCATTTGAGACAAATAATTGACAGGACAATTCATCCTTCTCCTAATATTGAGGAGGACATGACTGCTGCCCTCCCCCCAAATCTACACCTATGCTGTGTATTCATCCTCACCTCTCTGGCAGGTTTTAAAGAAAATGGCGTTGTGTGGCGTCCTGAGGATGACGTTACCACCGGCGTCCATTACCAGGATGGTCACCTCGAAGGCTGCCACACCGTCCTGGTCTCCCAGACAGGGGAAACCGACCTGCACCACTAACACAgacaagagaaaacacacactgtgtagGCTGGAACCAGTGACAGCGAGGTTTAGCGGCAGGTTAGGAGGCTCGGTGCTGACCTGAGGGTTTGTGCGGTACGCTGCCCAGCAGGGGAACATTGACTGTCGGGTTGTCCATGATGTCTTTGTCCAGGGAGCGTAGGGTCTGGAACTCATAGAAATACTCTGCCTGCaacacacatgaagaaacactGAGACATGAAGAGGAGCCAGCAGGGGGCACTTCACTCCTCAGCACTGGGAGAAGGGGAAAATTGTCCACTTTGTATTATAAGATTCATTGAAGCATTACCAGATTTCTGGAGTCAATTCTGACTCTGTTCCTTATTATGGGAGTTTCTGATATCGACTCCTCGACTCCTACAGATTAAACCATA is part of the Centroberyx gerrardi isolate f3 chromosome 24, fCenGer3.hap1.cur.20231027, whole genome shotgun sequence genome and harbors:
- the wif1 gene encoding wnt inhibitory factor 1 yields the protein MVTDTPVLRLAIQSCFLLLVGALVSKAQDQGSLFMWIDANQARILIGFEEDILIVSEGKMAPFTHDFRKAQQRMPAIPVNIQHVNFTWQATQQAEYFYEFQTLRSLDKDIMDNPTVNVPLLGSVPHKPSVVQVGFPCLGDQDGVAAFEVTILVMDAGGNVILRTPHNAIFFKTCQRAKCPGGCRNGGFCNERQVCECQDGFYGPHCEKALCSPRCLNGGLCMSPGVCICPPGYFGDSCDKANCSATCLNGGTCFHPGKCICPAGYEGIRCELSKCRQPCRNGGKCTGRNKCKCSKGFHGDLCSKAVCEPSCGVHGTCAEPNKCHCKDGWHGRHCNKRYRGSISGSHRLSAPKYKQHPPSTKSTKEAEDSSRPAETNYVV